Part of the bacterium genome, AGGAAGAGTATAATTACTGCAGTTTTTTTCTTATATTTTATACAGGGATGCAACTTCCATCCCATCTTTAACATTTTCCAAATGCTTCTTTTAGCAGTTTATATCCTTCTTTAAGCGATTGGCATATTACCTTTGTTTCAGAGATTACAGGCATAAAGTTTGTGTCTCCAACCCATCTTGGGACCACATGTATGTGAATATGGTCGCGCACCCCTGCACCTGCGACTGTGCCAACGTTTATCCCTATATTAAAACCATCTGGGTTCATAGTAAATTCTAAAACTCTCACAGATTCCTGTACAAGCTTAAACATTGAAATTACCTCTTCGGAAGTGAGCTCTCCAATAACTCCTACATGTCTGTAAGGTGCAATCATAAGATGTCCATTATTATATGGGAAAATGTTCATCACTACAAATGCTTTTGCCTCTCGGGATAAAACATAAGCTTCTGCATCTTTTTTCGCTATTGCTTCACAAAATATACACCTATCTTTAGAGGATAAATAAATATATTTTGTTCTCCATGGTGCCCATAGTCTTTCAAGCGAAACTTTGTAATTCTCCTGTCTTTGACTTTGGATAGTATCAACCCTAAATGGTTGAGTCACTTTCATTGTAGTTTTAAAGTGTAACTTTGCAACTTTCTGTAAAATATTATCTCCGTATCTATCCACTAAATCTTTTGCCACTCTCTCAACTTCAGCCGATGCCCCTTTTGGTAATTCTTGACCTGTATAGTTTGGTATTTGTGCAGATAATTTTTCCAATTCTTCAACAAACTTAGCTCGTGCAAGTATTGATGCAGCAGCAACTGCTGGGTCATCTTCTGCTTTTGGGCGTTGTTCAAGTTTTATCTGCTTACCTTTTTTCATCAGCGCACGTTCAATATACTTCCTATCACCAAATTTATCTGCTATAGCAAGCTTACAGTCTACCTTTTCAAGCATATTTTCAATCACCCGCGCATGCCCCCATGCAAGGATATAATTTAGATTATGCATTTTAGAATAAAGTTCATTATACTTCTCTGGTCCAATCATAACTATAGAATAAGGGCATAACTTTTGAATAGCCTCACTTAATGACTTAATCCGAGTATCGGATATCTTTTTTGAATCCTTAACTCCAAGTTCAGATAGTTTTGGGATGATATACTCATTAACCATAACTCCAGCTACTACAAGGCCACCAAAGTAATCACCTTTTCCTGACTCATCTGTTCCAATCCAACAAAGCATTTTTAAAATTATATACCAATTTTCAAAAAAAAGCAAGAAAAAAACTTGACGGAAGAGAATTTTAATGTATATAAAAATATAAGAAGGAGCAATGAAAAAATTATTAATTTTGTGTGTTTTTTTACCTGTGTTAATCTCTAATATTGAGGGCTCGCAAACTGACTTATCTAAAATAAGGGGAGCTATTAAGAAAGCGGGAGCAAAGTGGGTAGCAGATGAGACATCAGTTTCAAGACTTAGCCCAGAAGAGAGAAAAAATTTATTGGGATGGGATAAGAACCGTGAGCTGCTCTTCATAGAAGAAATAGGAAGAGATCCTCCACCTGAGCCAAAAACTTATCCACCATATCTTGATTGGCGTGATTATAATGGTAAGAACTATATGACCACTGTAAAGAGTCAGGGTGCCTGCGGTTCTTGTTGGGCTTTTGCAGCTGTAGCATCAATGGAGGCATTAGTTAATATTCAAACTGATATAGAAAACCCGGATATGGACATTTCAGAACAAAAGCTTGTATCTTGTGACTACTACGATAATGGATGTGGTGGTGGTAGTGCCTACGGTGCATGTACTTATCTCACTCAACATGGAGCTCCTGAGGAAGCCTGTTTTCCTTATCAGGCTAGTGATGCAGTTCCATGTGGAGACACATGCGATAATGCATTGTTTACAAACCGTAAGCTGAGTGGGTGGGGATATACTTATTCTTCAGTTACAGGAATAAAAGAGCACGTCCAGAATGGTCCTATTTGGGCAGCAATGATAGTTTATGAAGACTTTTACAACTATGCTGGTGGAGTATACGAGCATGTATCAGGTAGTTTAGAGGGTACACATGCAATTTCAATTATAGGCTGGGATGATTCTCTCAGTTGTTGGATTTGTAAAAATAGCTGGGGCTCATACTGGGGAGAACACGGCTATTTCAGGATAAGGTGGGGTCAGTGTGGAATAGAACAGTATGGAGTTTGGCTTCGAGTAGCTCCTATTCACTATCCTAAAATTGAGTTTTCTTCTATTGCAGAAGTAAATGATTCACAATATGGAGACGGTGATGGAGTATTAAATCCGGGTGAAAAAGCAGAGCTATTCCTTACTTTAAAAGCTCATCCCCAATGGACAAATGCCTCTTCTGTCTACGCTATATTGCGGTCATCGAATCCTGAAGTAATAGAAGTCTTAGATTCAACTGCTACCTATGGCACAATACTAAGCGGTGAGTTATGCACAAATGAAACTGACTCATTTGTGGTCTTAGCTGCGCCAGATAGTACGCCAACAAGAATTGATATGTTTCTGTATGTAACAGCACAGGGAGATCAAGGTGGTAATTATTGGACAGACCCTGAGTTGTCTTTTGAAGGAAGAGTAGATTGGAGTCAATGTGGCTGGCCTATCTCTTGTGGAAATGTCAGGACATCCCCTTGTGTGATTGATATTTATGGTGATTATAAGAAAGAAGTCATATTTGGGTCAGATTTAGGTAACCTTTTTGTAAAAAGTAATGATGGTGAGGATGTAGCTAATTTTCCAGTAACTCTTAGTAACAGGTGTTGGAGCTCACCTGCAGTAGGAGATGTAGATAGTGATGGTAAAAAAGAAATAGTTACAGCGTCTACCGATGGAAACATCTATCTTTTTAAGGATACCGGAGAATTAATATGGATGCTCCCTACAGGTGAAACTATCACTGCAACACCCGCTCTCTTTGATTTTGATTCAGATGGGACACTTGAAATAGTTATAGGGAGTGGTAGGAAGTTGTATGTATTACATTCCGATGGCTCAACCTATAACTCAAACTTCCCATTTAATTCCCCAGATGGAACTACAATTCCATCAGGAGTAGCTATTGGAGACATTGATGGAGATGGCAATAAGGACATCGTATTTGGTACTTTTGGTGGAAATCTTTATGCACTCTCCTTAAATGGGGTTTTACTCACAGGTTGGCCTTTTCATATAGGTGGTAGAATTCGTGAGTCTCCATCAATTGCTAATTTAGATGGTACAGGGCTAAAAGTAGTTGTAGGTTCCTCCACCGATACACTTGCAATCGTGAATCCTGATGGCTCTGAATATTTGATAATTACGGCTATGGGTGGGATAATAACATCTCCTTCATTCGTAGACTTAGATGGAGATAATGAGCTTGAAATATTCTTTGGCGCTAACGACTCCTGTATATATGCCTATCACCATACAGGGGTTCCAGTTACTGGTTGGCCAATAAAGTGTAATAGTAGTGTACAGGCTTCAATTGCTTTCTCCGATATTGATGCAGATGGCGCTCCTGAAATTATCACAGTGTCTAAGGATGGTACCGTATATGTTCTTAATTCGAATGGCTCACCTCTTTCTCCTTTTCCATATCAACTAACCAATTCACCAACTTCACCTGCAGTATTTGACATAGATCTTGATGGTGATATAGAAATCTTATTTGGTAGTTCATTTGGGATGGAAGTAATCGATGTAAGAGGCTCTTATCTTCCTGATGCCTACTGGTGTATGTATCGTGGTAACCCATATAGGACAGGTAATTATGAAGATATTTATATTGGAGTAAGTGAGGAGATAAGTCCTGTTCTGACATCCAAAGTTCAGATTTTCCCGACTCCATTTATGAGAGGGATTACTATCTTATGCAAGGAGCCAGTTTTGGTTGATATTTATAATCTTGCAGGTCAAAAAGTAAGAGAACTTATCTCTCCTAAGGGAAAAATGGTTTTTTCATGGGATGGCACAAACGAATTTGGAAAGCCTCTTCCATCAGGGATATATTTCTGTGTTGTGAAATTGGCAACTGGAAAAACCCTAACTAAAAAAGTGATAAAGTTGAAGTAGTGGCAACCCTTGTGGTTGTCCAAATAATAGGGCAGGGATAAGCTTTGTCCCTACAATTAGAATAAAGTCAATTGTTGTTCCTCTTCGTCTTTCTCTTTGGATACATTTACTTTACCGTAAACTCCATCATAACCTGGTAAAATATTTACCTTTCCTTCTCTTACATTACAAATACTACGAGCAATCTTTGGTATAGTTACAGTTTTTAACTCCTCATATGGAGCTTCCAATAAACATCCAAATTCTGTACCAAAATGGTGAATAAGCTTACTATACTCATTTATCACTTTTTCTGTTTCTATCCCCACTCCAAGAGCATCACTTATAATTTCATGTAATGGGATGAGGTGCTTACATGGTATTTTACCATCTTTTGGCTTTTTTCTATCTGCGAGTAAGATTACACGATGCATCACTCCAACAGTAACTGGTCTTCCACATTTAGGGCAAATGTTATCGTTGGCAATTGCTTCTTCTGGTGATATTCTTGTTCCACATTTCCGATGTCCATCCCAATGGTATTTACCTTCTTCAGGAAAAAACTCAACTGTAAATTTAAATTTTGCTGGCTCTTGTGTCTTAATAGCATTAATAATTTCATAGTAATTGAGCTCACAATCAAAGCAATTTGCTTCCCTCCCAATATTTCTAAGAGAATGTGCATCCGAATTAGAAATGAGTGCAAATCTGTCAAGTAGAGACCATCTCCAATTCATAGGTGGGTCGGATGATAGTCCAGTTTCAAGAGCAAAGATATTTGAAGTCTGATTACCGAAACATTCCTCTATTGAATCAAACCCAAAGTTAGCGCCAAATAATGAGAACCATGGCGTCCATACATGTGAGGGGACTACAAAAGTATCAGGCACAATTTCAAATAATCCTTTTACCATAATCTCAGAGTCAAGTGAAACAATAGGTCTTCCATCTACTTCTAAATTTCCATGTTTTGAAAGGAACGAGTTAATCTTATTTACAGCTTCAAATGTGGGTCCAAATATTATATTATGTATCTTCCTTAACTTTCCATTCTTTGTATATACATTATTTACTTCAGTGGTAAGAATAAAATAAGTCTCTCCATACTTAAACAAGTTTCCATCTTCAGGGTTAAGTTCATCCTTGAGTTCTTTTATCCAACTGGGATGAGTGAAATCGCCTGTTCCCATAAGTTTTAGTCCCTTAATTTTTGCTGTCTGAGCTATAGAGCTTATTCTCATGTCTCGTGATGTAGCTCTTGAATACATAGAGTGTATATGGAAATCGGCAAAAAATTTCATTTACAACTTCTCCTCTTTTACCCACAAGCTTAATTTATCCCTTTTAATATTCTGTTGTTTACCTGTTTTCATATTTTTAATAGTTATTTGTTCTCTTTTTAGCTCATCAGGACCTGCCACAATAACATACGGTATCCCCTGTTTATTTGCATACTTGAACTGCTTTGATAGTTTAGCAAAATTGGTATAAACTACAGTTGGAATTCTTAGCTCTCTGAGCTCATTTGCAATACTTATAGAATAACCGGAACTTGCTTCATCAAATTGAGTTACAAGCACTTTAACTTTTGGCTTAAATTCTGGCATCATACCGAGTTTTTCCATAACAGCAATAACCCGTTCAACTCCGATAGTAATACCAACTGCAGGTATTTCTTTCCCAAGAAATATGCCAATAAGATGGTCAAATCTGCCTCCGCCAGCAAGGCTACCAATTTTAGGCTCTTCAACCACAGTCTCAAATATAGGGCCTGTATAATAGTCAAATCCTCTTGCAAGCCACGGATTGAAAGAAAATCGCTCTTTCTTAACTTCAAAATGTTCTAAATAGTTAAATAGAGATTTAAGCTCTTGTAATCCATCATTTTGTGGTAATACTTGTTCTAATTCTGGTAAACTTTTGCAAGCCTGTAACATATCTAAAAGCTCCTCTATAACATTTGATTTGATTCCTCTTAATTTAAGCTCCTCCTTTATACCAACAACTCCTATACGCTCAAGTTTATCTATTGTTCTATAGACTTCAAATTCTCTATTTTGCTCCACTCCCGTATACTTACATATACCTTCAAGTATTTTTCTATTATTGACTTTTGTTTTGAACTCTTTAAACCCAAGCGCAGAAAAAATCTCGTCTGTCATAGCAAGGATTTCAGCCTCTGCAAACATTGAATTAGTGCCAACAATATCCACATCACATTGATAAAACTCTCTAAACCTACCATATTGTGGCTTATCAGCTCGCCATACAGGTTGAATCTGGTATCTCATGAATGGCATTGAAATCTCTGGGTACATTGCAATAACCCTTGCCAAAGGAATAGTAAAATCAAATCTTAAGCTTACATCTCTTTTACCTCTATCCTTAAATTTGTAAATAAGCTTTTCTTCTTCTCCATATCTATTTTTACCTGATAATATTTCAAAATATTCAATAGCAGGAGTTTCAATAGGTTCAAATCCATAATTTTCAAAAATGTTTTTTATAATATTAATAACATACTCTCTTCTCCTCATCTCATCGGGTAGAAAATCTCTCATTCCTTTTAAAATTTTTGGTTTTATTTCACTCATATTTCACCTACTTCATTTTCAACTGCGGTTAGTATCTCATTATTTTTAACAAGCTCCAATACTGCTTGAATATCTTTATAAATTTCTCTATCCTCATCTAAAAATGGTACTTTTTCTCTTATTTTTTGGTATGCAACAAGTGTTCCTTTTCCGAGTTCTTGCAATTTTAGGCCTCCTAATTTCACTCTCAAATCTATTGACTGGGTGGCAACGAGTAATTCTATAGCTACAATGTGCTCAACATTTTTTATAATTTCTCTTGCGTCTTTTGCTGATATAGGAGCCATTGACACATAATCTTCTTGCCCTTCAGATGTAGGAATTGAATCAACCGATGCAGGATTGGCTAACACTTTATTTTCTGATACTAAGGAAGCAGCAGTGCACTGTGCAATTGCAAACCCCGAGTTTAGCCCAGGTTTAGTTGTAAGGAAACTTGGTAACCCTTTATTCAAATAGCTTGTGAGGAGTCTGAAAATTCTACGTTCTGAAATGTTACCAAGATTAGCTATCCCTATCCCTAATGCATCAAGCCATACTGCGATAGGTTCACCGTGAAAGTTACCACCTGATATGACTTTATTTAATTCTGTGAATACTAATGGATTATCTGTTGCAGAATTTATCTCAATTAAGAGCTGTTTATCTACTATTTGTATAATGTCTAAAATCACCCCTAATACTTGAGGGATACACCGCAATGAATAAGCGTCTTGAACATGCTTTTTATCAGTATCTAACCACTTACTTCCTTGAGTTATATTTAGTATATTTTGTGCAACTTTACATGCACCCGGATACGGTCTAATTTTATGAATTTCTTGGCAAAAAGGTGACCTAAATCCTATAAGAGCTTCAAGGCTTAATGAACTAGCTATTTCACTATTCTTAAAAACCTGCTGTGCATCCCATACAGCAATAGCACCAATTCCAGCTGATACCTGGCTTCCATTAATCAATGCAATCCCCTCTTTTGGTTCAAGTTCTAATGGTTTAATGCCAGCATTGTTAAGCGCTTGAATTCCAGTCATCCTCTGTCCTTGGTAATCTGCTTCTCCCTTTCCTATAAGAACAAGTGCAATATGGGCGAGTAAAGCAAGGTCTCCAGATGCTCCGACAGACCCTTTTTCTGGAACGATAGGATAAATACCTTTATTAAGTAGTTCAAGAATAGTCTCAATAACTTCACATCTAACTCCAGAATACCCTTTTGCAAGTGCATTTGCTCTGAGTAATAAAGTAGCCCTAACAATCTCATGTGGTAAGGGTTCTCCTACTGCTGAAGCATGTGAAAGTATAATCTTTTGCTGAAAATCTTTAAGTTCAGTAGCTGTAATCCTAACATTTTCTTGTGAACCAACTCCTGTGTTCAATCCATAAATGGGTTCAAGAGCAGTACTCTTTTCTCTTACCCAATCTGAGCTCTTTTTAACTTTAAACTTTGCTTCTGGTGATAAAACAACTTTTATAGCTTGAGAACGAGCTACCTCCACAACATCTCTAATTGTCAAAGACTCTCCATCTATCACTAATTTCCTATTCATTAAATATTAGAAGTTAATTCTCTTTATACACGATTTTCCTGTACACAAACATGGTTTGTTATTTAATAATTTAGCTTTATTCCCACTCAATTAAAAGCTTTAATTTGAGTCCCAGTAATCTCCGGTGTAACTATCTTGGAGTATACTTTCTGCTCTCTCACTCTTCTACCTATCAAATGACAATATTGATCACCAAAGTCAAATACAAGAATTGTATCGGGTTGCATGGTATTTGTCACTCACATTAATATTAATTAGCAAGTTAGATGTAAGGCGGCTATCACTTTCTTTGTATTAATCAACTTATTATAATCTTCACATGCTTCATTTGTTGGCTTTACTATAACTTCTACTTGGTTTGCTTTTATAGTTTCTAATAATTCATTAGGAACATCCATCACTCCATAAGCTCCAGTTCCTATTATAAGTACATCTGGAGACTCCTTTAACACTTCAGAGAGGTCATCTATTTGCAGTAAATGCCCACTCTTACGCCACCAATTTTGGTTAACCCTATCCGGATATATAATGACATCATGAGTGTATGTAATCCCATTTATTACAATTCTTCCAAATTCGTAAGAATCAATCATTTTACCTTCCTTTTTATCCTTCTAAGAATAGAAAATATAATCACCCCCACTATAGTTGTATACAATGCTCCGGGCATGATATATCTTCCAAAGAAAAAAAGTGACAGCTCTTTTTGACTTGCAAAAATGACAGTCTCGTAGAACAAGGATGTTACGAAAAGTGTAATCATCCATAAAATTGGAGTCTCTCGATAAACTCTGGTCCCAATACTCCCTACTCCATAGCCAACCATAGTTCCTACAAGGGCATTATAACCTAAAGATGAACTATATAAATCCAGAAATAGACCTGTCAAAAAGCCAACCCACATAGCTGTTTTTCCATAAAATAGGGCTATGTAAATTACAAGAATCATCACGATATTTGGTGTAACCTGAAATACAGCTATGTTTAGGAGTATACTTATCTGAATTATGCATAAAAAGAAAGTAATGATACATAAACCTATCATTTACTCATGCAGCTCTGTCCGAATTGAAGGTTCTTGAATTTTAAATTTAGTAGGAATCCATCTGTCTTCTTTTGGATAGATTTCCCATACAGGAGTTTCATAAATAGCTTCTTTTTCCGACACAGTTGGCATTTCTTTTACGATAAAAACGTATTCAACTTCTGAAAATTTACAAACTGGTTTTAACCTGATTGAATAAAACAGCTTTGTCTTATCCACATCTATTTTTTCTACTTCACCGATTTCTAATCCCTTAGGAAACACACTGCCAAGTCCAGAAGTGACTATTTTATCACCAACTTTTATATCAGAATAAATTGGCACCTTTTCAAGTATACAGCCTTCACCACTCTCCCATTTTGCAATTCCCTGAATTCCAGTACGTATATCCATAGCACTTACTCTAAAATTAAAGTTAAAAAAAGTCTGGACCACGGCTATATTTTTTCTATTTTCCAGTATCTTACCGTATACTCCATCCATCGTAATAACAGGTAGATTCTTTTCTACTCCGTCATCTTCTCCTTTATCAACTACACATATTCCTGACATCGGGTCTGGGTCTCTACCTACCACTTTTGCTGCAATTAGTTTGTATGGCTTTTGAGTCTTAAATTCAAGTAATGACTTTAGTTTTTCATTTTCATATTTATACATCTTAAGCTGTTGATTTTCAAATACAAGTTGAGCCATTTTCTGTTTAAGGATTTTATTCTCATGTCTTATTTTAAAAGTATTAAAAAGAAAAGAAGCATATTTTTGAAATGGCGAAAAGAATGAAGTTGCTCTAAGTTGAACTCTTATCCCTCTTTGTGTTTTTCCAAGTCCAATTAACACTATACAAATGATAATAAGTAAGATAAACCATATACTAACTTCTCTTCTCCACATCTATACGCTATGCATAAGGACTTTGTGATACTTATCAAAATTATCAAGAATCTTACCAGTCCCTTTGACAACGCACTCAATAGGGTCTTCAGAAATTTTCACTTTAAGCGCCGTTTCTCTTGATATCAGTATTGGAAGTCCTCGAAGTAGTGCGCCACCACCAGCTAATGTAATACCGCTATCTATAATATCGGACGAAAGTTCTGGTGGAGTGCGTTCAAGTGCATGTTTTACTGCATCAATAATTGCATTTACAGGCGTTTTTAACGCTTCTCTTATCTCTTTAGAATTTACTTTAACAGTCCTTGGCAATCCAGCTATAGCGTCTCGCCCCTTTACTTCTATACTCTCCTCAGTTTCTAATGGCATTACAGAGCCTATTTTTATTTTTATCCCCTCTGCTGTAGTTTCACCTATAAGCAAGTTATATTTCTTCTTTAGGTACTCAACAATGGCATCGTCCATCTCATCTCCTGCTATTCTAATAGATATTTTACATACTATATCAGAAAGTGCAATAACAGCTATCTCTGTAGTCCCTCCTCCTACATCTATTACCATATTTCCTGCCGGTGATTCAATTGGAAGTCCTGCTCCTATAGCAGCTGCAACGGGCTCCGCTACAAGCCATACATTAGATGCACCAGCATGGTCTACAGAATCCTTCA contains:
- a CDS encoding HIT domain-containing protein, whose amino-acid sequence is MQSQRQENYKVSLERLWAPWRTKYIYLSSKDRCIFCEAIAKKDAEAYVLSREAKAFVVMNIFPYNNGHLMIAPYRHVGVIGELTSEEVISMFKLVQESVRVLEFTMNPDGFNIGINVGTVAGAGVRDHIHIHVVPRWVGDTNFMPVISETKVICQSLKEGYKLLKEAFGKC
- a CDS encoding C1 family peptidase, whose protein sequence is MKKLLILCVFLPVLISNIEGSQTDLSKIRGAIKKAGAKWVADETSVSRLSPEERKNLLGWDKNRELLFIEEIGRDPPPEPKTYPPYLDWRDYNGKNYMTTVKSQGACGSCWAFAAVASMEALVNIQTDIENPDMDISEQKLVSCDYYDNGCGGGSAYGACTYLTQHGAPEEACFPYQASDAVPCGDTCDNALFTNRKLSGWGYTYSSVTGIKEHVQNGPIWAAMIVYEDFYNYAGGVYEHVSGSLEGTHAISIIGWDDSLSCWICKNSWGSYWGEHGYFRIRWGQCGIEQYGVWLRVAPIHYPKIEFSSIAEVNDSQYGDGDGVLNPGEKAELFLTLKAHPQWTNASSVYAILRSSNPEVIEVLDSTATYGTILSGELCTNETDSFVVLAAPDSTPTRIDMFLYVTAQGDQGGNYWTDPELSFEGRVDWSQCGWPISCGNVRTSPCVIDIYGDYKKEVIFGSDLGNLFVKSNDGEDVANFPVTLSNRCWSSPAVGDVDSDGKKEIVTASTDGNIYLFKDTGELIWMLPTGETITATPALFDFDSDGTLEIVIGSGRKLYVLHSDGSTYNSNFPFNSPDGTTIPSGVAIGDIDGDGNKDIVFGTFGGNLYALSLNGVLLTGWPFHIGGRIRESPSIANLDGTGLKVVVGSSTDTLAIVNPDGSEYLIITAMGGIITSPSFVDLDGDNELEIFFGANDSCIYAYHHTGVPVTGWPIKCNSSVQASIAFSDIDADGAPEIITVSKDGTVYVLNSNGSPLSPFPYQLTNSPTSPAVFDIDLDGDIEILFGSSFGMEVIDVRGSYLPDAYWCMYRGNPYRTGNYEDIYIGVSEEISPVLTSKVQIFPTPFMRGITILCKEPVLVDIYNLAGQKVRELISPKGKMVFSWDGTNEFGKPLPSGIYFCVVKLATGKTLTKKVIKLK
- a CDS encoding endonuclease Q family protein; translated protein: MKFFADFHIHSMYSRATSRDMRISSIAQTAKIKGLKLMGTGDFTHPSWIKELKDELNPEDGNLFKYGETYFILTTEVNNVYTKNGKLRKIHNIIFGPTFEAVNKINSFLSKHGNLEVDGRPIVSLDSEIMVKGLFEIVPDTFVVPSHVWTPWFSLFGANFGFDSIEECFGNQTSNIFALETGLSSDPPMNWRWSLLDRFALISNSDAHSLRNIGREANCFDCELNYYEIINAIKTQEPAKFKFTVEFFPEEGKYHWDGHRKCGTRISPEEAIANDNICPKCGRPVTVGVMHRVILLADRKKPKDGKIPCKHLIPLHEIISDALGVGIETEKVINEYSKLIHHFGTEFGCLLEAPYEELKTVTIPKIARSICNVREGKVNILPGYDGVYGKVNVSKEKDEEEQQLTLF
- the hisS gene encoding histidine--tRNA ligase, whose amino-acid sequence is MSEIKPKILKGMRDFLPDEMRRREYVINIIKNIFENYGFEPIETPAIEYFEILSGKNRYGEEEKLIYKFKDRGKRDVSLRFDFTIPLARVIAMYPEISMPFMRYQIQPVWRADKPQYGRFREFYQCDVDIVGTNSMFAEAEILAMTDEIFSALGFKEFKTKVNNRKILEGICKYTGVEQNREFEVYRTIDKLERIGVVGIKEELKLRGIKSNVIEELLDMLQACKSLPELEQVLPQNDGLQELKSLFNYLEHFEVKKERFSFNPWLARGFDYYTGPIFETVVEEPKIGSLAGGGRFDHLIGIFLGKEIPAVGITIGVERVIAVMEKLGMMPEFKPKVKVLVTQFDEASSGYSISIANELRELRIPTVVYTNFAKLSKQFKYANKQGIPYVIVAGPDELKREQITIKNMKTGKQQNIKRDKLSLWVKEEKL
- the hutH gene encoding histidine ammonia-lyase; translation: MNRKLVIDGESLTIRDVVEVARSQAIKVVLSPEAKFKVKKSSDWVREKSTALEPIYGLNTGVGSQENVRITATELKDFQQKIILSHASAVGEPLPHEIVRATLLLRANALAKGYSGVRCEVIETILELLNKGIYPIVPEKGSVGASGDLALLAHIALVLIGKGEADYQGQRMTGIQALNNAGIKPLELEPKEGIALINGSQVSAGIGAIAVWDAQQVFKNSEIASSLSLEALIGFRSPFCQEIHKIRPYPGACKVAQNILNITQGSKWLDTDKKHVQDAYSLRCIPQVLGVILDIIQIVDKQLLIEINSATDNPLVFTELNKVISGGNFHGEPIAVWLDALGIGIANLGNISERRIFRLLTSYLNKGLPSFLTTKPGLNSGFAIAQCTAASLVSENKVLANPASVDSIPTSEGQEDYVSMAPISAKDAREIIKNVEHIVAIELLVATQSIDLRVKLGGLKLQELGKGTLVAYQKIREKVPFLDEDREIYKDIQAVLELVKNNEILTAVENEVGEI
- a CDS encoding MTH938/NDUFAF3 family protein; the protein is MIDSYEFGRIVINGITYTHDVIIYPDRVNQNWWRKSGHLLQIDDLSEVLKESPDVLIIGTGAYGVMDVPNELLETIKANQVEVIVKPTNEACEDYNKLINTKKVIAALHLTC
- the mreD gene encoding rod shape-determining protein MreD, whose product is MIGLCIITFFLCIIQISILLNIAVFQVTPNIVMILVIYIALFYGKTAMWVGFLTGLFLDLYSSSLGYNALVGTMVGYGVGSIGTRVYRETPILWMITLFVTSLFYETVIFASQKELSLFFFGRYIMPGALYTTIVGVIIFSILRRIKRKVK
- the mreC gene encoding rod shape-determining protein MreC: MWRREVSIWFILLIIICIVLIGLGKTQRGIRVQLRATSFFSPFQKYASFLFNTFKIRHENKILKQKMAQLVFENQQLKMYKYENEKLKSLLEFKTQKPYKLIAAKVVGRDPDPMSGICVVDKGEDDGVEKNLPVITMDGVYGKILENRKNIAVVQTFFNFNFRVSAMDIRTGIQGIAKWESGEGCILEKVPIYSDIKVGDKIVTSGLGSVFPKGLEIGEVEKIDVDKTKLFYSIRLKPVCKFSEVEYVFIVKEMPTVSEKEAIYETPVWEIYPKEDRWIPTKFKIQEPSIRTELHE
- a CDS encoding rod shape-determining protein codes for the protein MALKDIFSKFLGHDVGIDLGTATTLVYVKGRGIVLNEPTVVAIDANSHKPIAVGEEARKMLGRTPDTVKAIRPMKHGVIADFAITEEMIRTFIHQVQVKGLFVRPRVVVAVPSGITDVERRAVKDSVDHAGASNVWLVAEPVAAAIGAGLPIESPAGNMVIDVGGGTTEIAVIALSDIVCKISIRIAGDEMDDAIVEYLKKKYNLLIGETTAEGIKIKIGSVMPLETEESIEVKGRDAIAGLPRTVKVNSKEIREALKTPVNAIIDAVKHALERTPPELSSDIIDSGITLAGGGALLRGLPILISRETALKVKISEDPIECVVKGTGKILDNFDKYHKVLMHSV